A stretch of the Saccharolobus caldissimus genome encodes the following:
- the merA gene encoding mercury(II) reductase encodes MEDLVIIGYGAAGFSALIRANELGIKPVVIGYGEIGGTCVNVGCVPSKRMLRIGEIYDYASKITKTKILPEFFEAFKDKQEIVSKLRKEKYEDVLNSYDVKLIKGKAYFISPNAVKVNGEIIEAKKFIIATGSSPKIPEIKGLKEVGYWTNTEALSPDRKISSLIIIGGRALALEFAQMYKKLGVDVVILQRSERILPDWEPEISLSVKNYLENVDEIPIFTNIKIKEVVKGRDTKIVKTDRGEVEADEILLATGRKPNVDLNLSTANVELNENGGIKVDEELRTTNPNIFAAGDVIGDKMLEALAGKEGVIAAENAILNAHRKIDRLSIPQAVFIEPNVARVGLTQIEASKDYEIDYRVVKMESIAKAQILRETWGLIKMVIDKKYRTILGVQIFGKYAAEVINEAALAIKFRATIDDIIDTIHVFPTMSESLKIVAMSFVRDVNKMSCCVD; translated from the coding sequence ATGGAGGATCTAGTAATAATAGGTTATGGCGCAGCAGGTTTTTCTGCGCTTATAAGGGCTAATGAATTAGGGATAAAACCAGTTGTAATAGGTTATGGAGAAATAGGAGGAACTTGTGTAAATGTAGGATGTGTACCATCTAAAAGAATGTTAAGAATCGGTGAAATTTACGATTATGCATCAAAAATAACTAAGACAAAAATACTTCCAGAATTCTTCGAAGCATTTAAAGACAAGCAAGAAATAGTTAGTAAATTACGCAAAGAAAAATATGAAGATGTATTAAATTCTTATGACGTTAAATTAATTAAGGGTAAGGCCTATTTTATTTCCCCAAATGCAGTAAAGGTAAACGGAGAGATTATAGAGGCTAAGAAATTCATAATAGCTACTGGTTCCTCTCCAAAAATTCCAGAAATTAAGGGACTAAAGGAAGTTGGTTATTGGACAAATACAGAAGCTCTATCACCGGATAGAAAGATTTCCTCCCTAATTATAATAGGTGGTAGAGCACTGGCGTTAGAATTCGCGCAAATGTATAAGAAATTAGGAGTAGATGTCGTAATATTACAAAGAAGTGAAAGAATATTACCAGATTGGGAACCTGAAATCTCCCTTTCTGTTAAAAACTACTTGGAAAATGTTGATGAAATTCCAATTTTTACTAATATTAAAATAAAAGAGGTAGTTAAAGGTAGAGATACCAAAATCGTTAAAACTGATAGAGGTGAAGTAGAAGCTGACGAAATACTTCTTGCAACGGGAAGAAAGCCTAATGTTGACCTTAATCTAAGTACAGCTAATGTAGAATTAAACGAAAATGGTGGAATAAAAGTTGACGAGGAATTAAGAACAACAAACCCTAATATTTTTGCAGCTGGTGACGTTATAGGTGATAAGATGTTAGAAGCGCTAGCTGGTAAAGAGGGTGTCATAGCAGCTGAAAATGCGATTTTAAATGCACACAGAAAAATAGATAGGTTAAGTATACCTCAAGCTGTGTTTATAGAACCTAACGTAGCTAGAGTGGGGTTAACACAAATAGAAGCGTCTAAGGATTATGAGATCGATTATAGGGTAGTAAAAATGGAAAGTATAGCAAAAGCACAGATTTTAAGAGAAACTTGGGGCTTAATCAAAATGGTAATTGATAAGAAATATAGGACGATTTTAGGTGTACAAATTTTTGGGAAGTATGCTGCTGAAGTGATAAACGAGGCTGCATTAGCCATTAAATTTAGAGCAACAATAGATGATATAATTGATACAATTCATGTTTTCCCGACTATGAGCGAAAGTCTGAAAATAGTTGCTATGTCATTTGTGCGTGATGTGAATAAAATGAGTTGTTGCGTAGATTAA
- a CDS encoding CBS domain-containing protein, producing the protein MKLKDLLNNTKLVKVNSKTRLSEVLELMSSQGINFTLVVNDKGEIVGVVTKNVILRSLINGIKLDESVSKVMINSVRTISCDEDLLDVFIFMVKNNINHLLAIDNNGKALGVVSLRDVLYAINKECELS; encoded by the coding sequence ATGAAACTTAAAGACTTACTTAATAATACGAAACTTGTGAAGGTCAACTCTAAAACTAGACTTTCTGAGGTCTTAGAACTAATGAGTAGTCAAGGTATAAATTTCACCCTGGTTGTTAATGATAAAGGAGAAATCGTAGGAGTTGTAACTAAAAACGTGATCTTAAGGTCCTTAATAAACGGGATTAAGTTGGACGAAAGTGTATCTAAGGTTATGATAAATTCCGTGAGGACAATAAGTTGTGATGAGGATCTATTAGATGTTTTTATTTTCATGGTTAAAAATAACATTAATCATTTATTAGCAATTGATAATAATGGGAAAGCATTAGGAGTAGTTTCACTTAGAGATGTTTTATATGCTATAAATAAAGAATGCGAGTTAAGTTAA
- a CDS encoding molybdopterin-dependent oxidoreductase — protein sequence MQRKDRRKETNFLESRRRFILLSILALGGAFTAKYFPSLFKEYSNGLTPIDEIYVVQIGGTPDINLDEWRLEITGEVENPLLLTYEDLIKMPVTQVVETLECVSDPTFLRANIIWTGIKLSYLLQQAKVKPTAVKLIFYGADGYVSDLPLKYLNDQMIVAYLLDGMQIPKVHGFPARVVIPGWWGYKHVKWVTKIEVSNDPNFLGYWESLGYPDVAIIPNYKPPELNNNG from the coding sequence ATGCAGAGGAAAGATAGGAGGAAAGAAACTAATTTTCTAGAGAGTAGAAGGAGATTTATCTTATTATCAATATTAGCTTTAGGAGGTGCGTTTACAGCTAAATATTTTCCATCACTATTTAAGGAATACAGCAACGGACTAACTCCCATAGATGAAATTTATGTTGTCCAAATTGGAGGTACCCCAGATATAAACTTAGATGAATGGAGATTAGAAATTACTGGTGAAGTTGAAAATCCCCTATTATTAACGTATGAAGATTTGATTAAAATGCCAGTAACTCAAGTAGTTGAGACGTTAGAGTGTGTTTCTGACCCAACGTTTCTTAGGGCTAATATAATTTGGACGGGTATCAAATTGTCGTACTTACTTCAACAGGCTAAAGTTAAACCTACTGCAGTTAAGTTAATATTTTATGGTGCTGATGGCTATGTATCAGATTTACCACTAAAATACTTAAATGATCAGATGATAGTTGCCTATCTTCTTGACGGAATGCAAATACCTAAAGTTCACGGTTTTCCAGCCAGAGTTGTAATACCCGGTTGGTGGGGATATAAACACGTTAAATGGGTTACGAAAATTGAGGTAAGTAATGATCCAAATTTCTTGGGGTATTGGGAAAGTTTAGGTTATCCAGATGTGGCAATAATACCAAATTATAAGCCTCCGGAGTTGAACAATAATGGCTAG
- a CDS encoding TRASH domain-containing protein → MKLRMNLNNIDLKCENCGRELTEDNIYVRVINGKEHYFCCSHCADAYKGE, encoded by the coding sequence ATGAAGTTAAGAATGAATTTAAATAATATAGATTTGAAATGTGAAAATTGTGGAAGGGAACTCACAGAAGATAACATTTATGTAAGAGTAATAAACGGAAAAGAACATTACTTCTGTTGTTCCCATTGTGCTGATGCATACAAGGGCGAATAA
- a CDS encoding M48 family metallopeptidase: MQSITTYWWKYYFISFFSILIIDLLVSTLTVNIPYFFVIQIGIVFGLWYLISPLIMLISFKMKKAPQELISLVDSISKKFNVRLPKVYIIRDNFLNAFAFGNLFFRGVAITIPLSEALTNEELIAVLSHELAHIRNYDPETMLLSIIFINAIYAISVNYLPFNLFPLILFIYFLVLFPLVFLIHRIIEKRADLTAVKVDPHIVYWLESSLVKIGYLSRDIPYNMLKYVPPLQIFLAKEFIINNISDRRGFFSFRTHPSLKERLEYLSKYEEQKMYYL; this comes from the coding sequence GTGCAATCAATAACTACTTATTGGTGGAAATATTATTTCATTTCATTCTTTTCGATTCTAATAATTGACTTATTAGTATCTACACTAACAGTTAATATTCCATATTTTTTCGTGATACAAATAGGTATAGTATTTGGGCTGTGGTATTTGATTTCTCCATTAATAATGTTAATCTCCTTTAAAATGAAAAAGGCTCCTCAAGAATTAATATCACTAGTTGATTCAATTTCAAAAAAATTTAACGTGAGATTACCTAAAGTTTACATTATTCGAGATAATTTTCTTAACGCATTTGCCTTCGGAAATTTATTTTTCAGAGGAGTTGCGATAACTATACCTCTATCTGAAGCCTTAACTAATGAGGAACTAATTGCTGTATTGTCTCATGAGTTAGCTCACATTCGAAATTATGACCCAGAGACAATGCTCCTTTCCATAATATTCATAAATGCAATATATGCTATTTCGGTAAATTATTTGCCCTTTAACCTATTTCCATTAATATTATTTATCTATTTTCTTGTTCTATTTCCTTTAGTGTTTTTAATTCATAGAATTATAGAAAAGAGGGCTGACTTGACTGCGGTAAAAGTAGACCCTCATATAGTTTATTGGTTAGAAAGTTCTCTAGTTAAGATAGGATATTTAAGTAGGGACATTCCGTATAACATGCTTAAATACGTTCCTCCCCTTCAAATATTTTTAGCTAAGGAATTTATAATTAATAATATAAGTGATAGAAGGGGTTTTTTCTCATTTAGGACACATCCATCACTTAAGGAAAGATTAGAATACTTAAGTAAATATGAAGAGCAAAAAATGTATTATCTTTAA
- a CDS encoding GYD domain-containing protein → MTVFIVLSNLTDKGAETIVDKPERIKEVNEELAKIGAKVREQYVVFGDIDFINIVEVDNIDAFLKALIELNSRGTVRTKTYLAIPVDEAINAIKAKPSIGHPHEKK, encoded by the coding sequence ATGACAGTTTTTATCGTACTTTCCAATTTAACCGATAAAGGAGCAGAAACTATAGTAGATAAACCAGAGAGGATAAAAGAAGTAAATGAAGAATTAGCCAAAATAGGTGCTAAGGTTAGAGAACAATATGTAGTATTTGGGGATATAGATTTTATTAACATCGTAGAGGTAGATAATATAGACGCTTTCTTAAAGGCATTAATAGAATTAAATAGTAGGGGAACTGTAAGAACTAAAACGTACCTAGCAATTCCAGTTGATGAAGCAATAAATGCCATTAAAGCTAAGCCTTCAATAGGACATCCTCATGAAAAGAAGTGA
- a CDS encoding S9 family peptidase, translating to MKPEEAYSIRLISDVLIARKNLFHVETWIEEDKYKSSIFLNLKRITFQGNETMPKIYNDKLYFVRNLDNQSILLEDQPYGEPKTLLTLGKIHKFEFHKKGILLIGEDNADKNEPFKANKLKYRFDSRGLLRTRQSLYLFDGNSIRKIVSGDFDVIDLATNGDRVVIAATKEGDDYGLGDLYEVDLETSELKRITKGEGAVQAIAMNQEGKIAYLGHRKGLTPWAVLEIILPEEEKSFICGKSCGNKVLSDLFDGAKDKLIFEKNIITTLGQEGGTSHIYQIIDNKVEKITHGNIVVRGFDYKDDTLAYFYSTPEKPVILKYNEVEYDPNPNVKGFTPERIIINSNGLDIEGWAIIRNPEAPTILFIHGGPHMAYGYAYFIEFQFFANNGFNIIYSNPRGSQGYGEEFAKACVGDWGGKDMEDILNFVNAVKEKYKLKGKIGITGGSYGGFMTNWIITQTNIFSAAISERSISNLVSMCGTSDIGFWFNVIESGISDPWSREGIERLMKMSPIYYVKNVKTPTMLIHGEEDYRCPIEQAEQFFVALKMQGVPTMLVRYQGDSHEHARRGKPKNMIDRLKTKLEWFNKYLT from the coding sequence ATGAAGCCCGAAGAGGCCTATTCGATTAGATTAATATCTGATGTTCTAATAGCTAGAAAAAATTTATTTCATGTAGAGACTTGGATTGAAGAGGATAAGTATAAATCATCTATATTTCTAAATCTGAAAAGGATTACTTTTCAGGGAAATGAAACCATGCCTAAAATATATAATGATAAGTTATATTTCGTAAGGAATTTAGATAATCAATCCATATTATTAGAGGATCAACCATATGGAGAACCTAAGACTCTCCTTACATTAGGAAAGATTCATAAATTCGAATTTCATAAAAAGGGAATTTTATTAATAGGCGAAGATAATGCTGATAAGAATGAGCCATTTAAGGCTAACAAGTTAAAATACAGATTCGATAGCAGAGGTTTATTAAGGACTAGACAATCACTTTACTTATTTGATGGTAATAGCATTAGAAAGATAGTAAGTGGAGATTTTGACGTTATTGATTTAGCTACTAATGGAGATAGGGTAGTAATAGCTGCTACTAAAGAAGGCGATGACTACGGTTTAGGAGACTTATATGAAGTAGATTTAGAGACAAGTGAATTAAAGAGGATAACTAAAGGAGAGGGGGCAGTTCAAGCTATAGCGATGAATCAAGAGGGTAAAATAGCCTATTTAGGACATAGGAAGGGCCTAACTCCGTGGGCTGTTTTAGAGATAATACTCCCAGAGGAAGAGAAAAGTTTCATATGTGGAAAAAGTTGTGGTAATAAAGTGTTAAGTGATTTATTTGATGGAGCTAAGGATAAATTAATTTTCGAAAAAAACATAATAACTACATTAGGTCAAGAAGGTGGAACGTCGCATATATATCAGATAATCGATAATAAGGTAGAAAAAATAACTCACGGAAATATTGTTGTAAGGGGTTTCGATTATAAAGACGATACTTTAGCTTATTTTTACTCTACTCCAGAGAAGCCAGTAATTTTAAAGTACAATGAAGTAGAGTATGACCCTAACCCTAATGTTAAAGGATTTACACCGGAAAGAATTATAATAAATTCTAATGGATTAGACATAGAAGGATGGGCAATAATTAGAAATCCAGAAGCACCTACAATCCTATTCATACATGGAGGGCCTCATATGGCTTACGGTTACGCGTATTTTATAGAATTTCAATTCTTTGCCAATAATGGATTTAATATAATTTATTCAAACCCAAGAGGAAGTCAAGGATATGGCGAGGAGTTTGCAAAAGCTTGTGTAGGTGATTGGGGAGGAAAGGACATGGAAGACATATTAAATTTTGTAAATGCAGTAAAGGAGAAATATAAATTAAAGGGAAAAATAGGCATTACTGGAGGGTCTTACGGTGGATTCATGACTAATTGGATAATTACCCAAACTAATATTTTCTCAGCGGCAATAAGTGAGAGAAGCATTTCTAATTTGGTAAGCATGTGTGGAACAAGTGACATAGGATTCTGGTTTAACGTAATTGAGTCTGGGATTAGTGATCCCTGGAGTAGGGAGGGTATAGAGAGGCTAATGAAAATGTCACCTATTTACTATGTTAAAAACGTAAAAACACCAACTATGTTAATTCACGGAGAAGAGGATTATAGATGCCCCATTGAACAAGCTGAACAATTTTTCGTTGCCTTAAAAATGCAAGGTGTACCTACTATGCTAGTAAGATATCAAGGAGATAGCCATGAACATGCGAGAAGAGGTAAACCTAAGAATATGATAGACAGACTTAAGACTAAACTGGAGTGGTTTAATAAGTATTTAACTTAA
- a CDS encoding ArsR/SmtB family transcription factor, producing MEPLLTELESLFSALADRTRLSIVLFLIDRKEATVDEISKSLGKSQSLISHHMSCLRNCGIVKVRKEGKFSYYSISSDEIVELIKISMNHVRKYSQSILACDIIAEEKMKVK from the coding sequence GTGGAGCCTTTATTAACGGAATTAGAATCTCTATTCTCAGCGTTAGCTGATAGAACTAGATTAAGTATAGTTCTCTTTCTAATTGATAGGAAAGAAGCCACAGTTGATGAGATCAGCAAAAGTTTAGGAAAGTCTCAGTCTTTAATTTCTCATCATATGTCGTGTTTAAGAAATTGTGGTATTGTTAAGGTTAGAAAGGAAGGGAAATTCTCGTATTACTCAATATCCAGTGATGAAATTGTTGAGTTAATAAAGATATCTATGAATCACGTTAGAAAATACAGTCAATCGATATTAGCTTGTGATATCATAGCAGAAGAAAAAATGAAAGTTAAATAA
- a CDS encoding sulfolobus mercury resistance protein, MerI, producing MQGYKRVNENEEVEKIALSVEDDEIEVWDDKGNVIGKISTKQIVKKALEKRTLKFRIKDALGITLSGEDEKTLPSLKDLYFDSHLLIYGKGAHEVRTTGYVCPVCGLEIDEYGYCGCGSGSA from the coding sequence ATGCAGGGTTATAAAAGGGTAAATGAAAATGAAGAAGTTGAGAAAATTGCGCTATCAGTTGAAGATGATGAAATAGAGGTTTGGGATGATAAAGGAAATGTGATAGGTAAGATTTCAACTAAACAAATAGTTAAAAAAGCATTAGAAAAACGTACGTTGAAATTTAGAATTAAAGACGCATTAGGTATAACTTTATCTGGGGAAGACGAGAAAACATTACCAAGTCTTAAGGATCTTTATTTTGATTCTCACCTACTAATTTACGGTAAAGGAGCACACGAAGTGAGGACAACAGGTTATGTTTGTCCAGTATGTGGTCTTGAAATAGATGAATATGGATATTGTGGATGTGGTAGTGGTTCAGCCTAA